In one window of Gossypium hirsutum isolate 1008001.06 chromosome A01, Gossypium_hirsutum_v2.1, whole genome shotgun sequence DNA:
- the LOC107916761 gene encoding UPF0496 protein At1g20180, producing MIRFTKITSGRSEMRRGSNLSDKTNVNEEYKEAFRTKSYVEMWSQVHGQFNQITSFDRLPSTSSIPGHQKNLSEYLLKPRQETLDKIESLNVHHLLLDYFDAGLEACNLCELLLRSIHQTRVYYQKIRKVIKISKRVQDFSDEQCSVILKELQGFALLKNPLSIITPPQFRRIHENNLDLFRKLTSKREKIKRKAKSKKISKQIGSLCLVISNTTLVIALLILAFHSMIGIVAAPGVAAWFIGIRKKKKKKKTGSSSIQQGHNTSLLQRLGEQLDISAKGIYILINDFDTISRLVWRLHDEIEHLKAIANMCIRNGKIEVLKEVVREFRMHNSSFLEQLKELEEHTKLCFHTINRSRRHVIEEIVDSLP from the exons ATGATCCGCTTCACGAAGATAACATCAG GGAGATCAGAGATGAGGCGTGGAAGTAACTTGAGTGACAAGACAAATGTTAATGAAGAATACAAGGAAGCTTTTAGAACCAAGTCTTATGTGGAAATGTGGAGTCAAGTTCATGGGCAGTTTAATCAAATTACTAGCTTTGATAGACTCCCTTCAACGTCATCGATTCCTGGTCATCAAAAAAACCTGTCGGAGTACCTGCTTAAACCAAGGCAAGAAACACTAGATAAAATAGAGAGCTTGAATGTTCATCACCTTCTTCTAGACTATTTCGATGCTGGCTTGGAAGCCTGTAATTTGTGTGAACTACTCCTTCGAAGCATCCATCAAACGCGCGTTTATTATCAAAAGATTAGAAAGGTGATCAAGATAAGCAAGAGGGTTCAAGATTTTTCGGATGAACAATGCAGCGTCATACTCAAGGAGCTACAAGGATTTGCATTGCTTAAAAATCCATTGTCGATCATTACTCCACCGCAATTCCGGAGGATTCATGAGAATAACCTGGATTTGTTCCGAAAGCTAACATCCAAACGTGAAAAGATAAAACGGAAAGCCAAATCCAAAAAGATCTCCAAACAGATTGGGAGTCTTTGTTTAGTAATTTCTAATACAACTCTCGTGATTGCCTTGCTCATACTTGCATTCCACAGCATGATTGGGATTGTAGCAGCACCGGGAGTTGCCGCCTGGTTCATCGGcataaggaagaagaagaagaagaagaaaaccggGTCATCATCTATTCAGCAAGGGCATAACACAAGCTTGCTTCAAAGACTTGGTGAGCAACTTGATATCTCAGCTAAAGGGATTTACATTTTGATCAATGATTTCGATACCATAAGTAGACTGGTATGGAGACTGCACGATGAGATCGAGCACCTTAAAGCCATAGCTAATATGTGCATTAGAAATGGAAAGATTGAGGTACTGAAGGAGGTTGTAAGGGAATTTCGAATGCACAATTCAAGCTTCTTGGAACAACTGAAAGAGCTTGAGGAACATACTAAGTTATGTTTTCATACGATTAACAGATCCAGAAGGCACGTTATAGAAGAAATAGTCGATTCGCTGCCATAG